The proteins below are encoded in one region of Lactuca sativa cultivar Salinas chromosome 3, Lsat_Salinas_v11, whole genome shotgun sequence:
- the LOC111886530 gene encoding probable WRKY transcription factor 29 — protein sequence MADWALQAVIRPKQYDDDYFGSIDTKKEYDQALLFCFPHLFDHQASTPSMETVVVGDEVEQLYKPLYPIFGTEIELPPPPPPAGAADADLQVIHHHHHHHDSYHEVQQDQEQADIKTYCGSASKISQLAPKLKKRKNQQKRVVVQVTADGLSSDPWAWRKYGQKPIKGSIYPRSYYRCSSSKGCMARRQVEQSCTDPSIYILTYTAEHNHPQPTRRNSLAGINRNKFKTTPKSPTISDGCKSVPITMDSPFNSPTTPSVSSNDEEVLQQSNIKQETMFYSNFDDQGHTMMTGMNDEDHMVFSDDFFEGLEDLSSYNCSNRQFPHVFS from the exons ATGGCGGACTGGGCTTTACAAGCTGTCATCAGACCTAAACAATATGATGATGATTACTTTGGATCCATTGATACCAAGAAAGAATATGATCAAGCTCTTCTCTTCTGTTTCCCTCACCTctttgatcatcaagcatctaCACCCTCCATGGAAACAGTTGTTGTTGGAGATGAAGTAGAGCAGCTTTACAAGCCTCTTTATCCTATTTTTGGTACTGAGATCgagcttcctcctcctcctcctcctgctGGTGCTGCCGATGCTGATCTTCAGGtaattcatcatcatcatcatcatcatgattcTTACCATGAAGTTCAACAAGATCAAGAACAAGCTGATATTAAGACCTATTGTGGGTCTGCTTCAAAGATCTCTCAACTTGCACCAAAGCTCAAGAAAAG AAAGAATCAACAAAAGAGGGTGGTGGTTCAAGTAACAGCCGATGGCTTGTCTTCGGATCCATGGGCTTGGCGTAAATATGGTCAAAAACCAATCAAAGGTTCAATCTATCCAAG AAGCTATTATAGATGTAGCAGTTCAAAAGGGTGTATGGCAAGGAGACAAGTTGAGCAAAGTTGCACCGATCCAAGCATCTACATTTTAACCTACACGGCGGAGCACAACCACCCACAACCAACTCGCCGGAATTCCTTAGCCGGAATCAACCGCAACAAATTCAAGACTACTCCAAAAAGCCCTACTATTAGCGACGGTTGTAAAAGCGTCCCAATAACCATGGACTCGCCGTTTAATTCTCCAACAACCCCTTCAGTTTCATCAAATGACGAGGAAGTCCTCCAACAATCAAATATCAAACAAGAGACAATGTTTTACAGTAACTTTGACGATCAAGGACATACAATGATGACGGGTATGAATGATGAAGACCATATGGTTTTTAGCGACGATTTCTTCGAAGGTTTGGAGGATTTATCATCTTATAATTGCTCAAACAGACAATTTCCTCATGTGTTTTCTTAG